A window of the Polaribacter sp. HaHaR_3_91 genome harbors these coding sequences:
- a CDS encoding TlpA disulfide reductase family protein, with product MKKNKSAKKTWIQNGVFVLILITLYATGLHTEVIGFAQRGVLATGLMNPDVKEITHKKNSKTISEYTKADLNIKLIDSNGKIISLSDLKDKVIFLNYWATWCPPCIAEMPSISKLHKEMGNDVAFILLSFDKDFETAKAFNKRKGYNLPIYTLASNLPTMLQSSALPTTYIIDREGNIVLTHEGMANYNTDEFRVFLESLK from the coding sequence ATGAAAAAAAATAAAAGCGCAAAGAAAACATGGATTCAGAACGGAGTTTTTGTCTTAATACTTATTACACTTTATGCTACAGGTTTACATACAGAAGTAATTGGTTTTGCACAGCGAGGCGTATTGGCTACTGGTCTTATGAACCCTGATGTAAAGGAAATCACACACAAAAAAAACTCTAAAACTATTTCGGAATACACAAAGGCTGATTTAAATATAAAGTTGATAGATAGCAATGGAAAAATTATTTCCTTATCAGACTTAAAAGATAAAGTGATATTTCTAAATTATTGGGCAACATGGTGCCCTCCTTGTATTGCAGAAATGCCAAGTATTAGTAAATTACATAAAGAAATGGGTAATGATGTTGCTTTTATCCTCTTGTCTTTCGATAAAGATTTTGAAACGGCAAAGGCTTTTAATAAACGAAAAGGATATAATTTGCCAATTTATACGCTTGCTAGTAATTTGCCTACAATGTTACAATCATCTGCCTTACCAACAACTTATATCATTGATCGTGAAGGAAATATTGTATTAACACATGAGGGAATGGCCAATTACAACACAGATGAATTTAGAGTATTTTTAGAAAGTCTAAAATAA
- a CDS encoding cytochrome ubiquinol oxidase subunit I: protein MEDMLFYDRLQFAFTITFHYIFPQLTMGLSLLIVYYKWKYLRNNNEQYNNAAKFLMKIFAINFTMGVITGIPMEFQFGTNWAKFSELTGGIIGQTLAMEGLFSFFLESSFLALFIFGEKLMGQKLHLLTGFLVFLGSWASGWFILATNAWMQHPVGYEILENGKFVLENFSSLFSNPWLLPAFLHNQMASVVTSSFVVASIGAFYILRKKQVEYGKLFLKTGIIFGLVSSLLVAFPTGDWNAKNVAKYQPAAFAAMEGIFETEEAGAEIVLIGQPNMVEKKLDNKIAVPNILSFLTHQDWNKQIPGMDQFKEEELPDNIPALYYSYHIMVGLGTIFIGIMALALFFLWRKKLYTFKPLLWFIMFLVPFPYIANLTGWYTAELGRQPYLVYGLLKTSDGVSPTVSSGNTLFTLLGFVALYMLLGLLFLVLVGKTINEGPKLQKH from the coding sequence ATGGAAGACATGCTCTTTTATGATAGATTGCAGTTTGCATTTACTATCACCTTTCACTACATATTTCCGCAATTAACAATGGGACTTTCATTATTGATAGTCTATTATAAATGGAAATATTTAAGAAATAACAATGAACAATATAACAATGCTGCAAAATTTTTGATGAAGATTTTTGCAATTAACTTTACAATGGGTGTTATTACAGGGATTCCAATGGAATTTCAATTTGGTACCAATTGGGCAAAATTTTCTGAGCTTACAGGCGGAATTATTGGACAAACCTTAGCGATGGAAGGTCTGTTTTCTTTCTTCTTAGAATCCTCTTTCTTAGCACTCTTTATTTTTGGTGAAAAATTAATGGGACAAAAACTCCATCTTTTAACAGGTTTTTTAGTCTTTTTAGGTTCTTGGGCAAGTGGTTGGTTTATTTTAGCTACCAATGCTTGGATGCAACATCCTGTTGGTTATGAAATTTTAGAAAACGGAAAATTTGTATTAGAAAATTTCTCATCATTGTTTTCAAACCCTTGGTTGTTACCTGCTTTTTTACACAATCAAATGGCATCTGTGGTAACCTCATCTTTTGTGGTAGCCAGTATTGGTGCTTTTTATATTTTAAGAAAAAAACAAGTTGAATACGGAAAATTATTCTTAAAAACGGGTATAATTTTCGGATTAGTTTCTAGCCTTTTAGTGGCTTTCCCTACTGGAGATTGGAATGCTAAAAATGTTGCAAAATATCAACCAGCGGCTTTTGCTGCCATGGAAGGGATTTTTGAAACAGAAGAAGCTGGAGCAGAAATTGTGTTGATTGGACAGCCAAATATGGTCGAAAAAAAATTAGACAATAAAATTGCAGTTCCTAATATCTTAAGTTTTTTAACCCATCAAGATTGGAACAAGCAAATTCCAGGAATGGATCAATTTAAAGAAGAAGAATTGCCAGATAATATACCGGCTCTTTATTATTCTTATCATATAATGGTTGGTTTAGGTACTATATTTATTGGTATTATGGCATTAGCACTTTTCTTTTTATGGCGAAAAAAACTGTACACTTTTAAACCATTACTTTGGTTTATTATGTTTTTAGTTCCGTTTCCATACATTGCTAACCTTACGGGTTGGTACACGGCAGAATTGGGAAGACAACCTTATTTAGTCTACGGATTGCTAAAAACAAGCGATGGTGTTTCGCCAACGGTGTCTTCTGGAAATACTTTATTTACCTTATTGGGTTTTGTTGCTTTATACATGCTATTAGGACTATTATTTTTAGTTTTAGTAGGTAAAACGATTAACGAAGGTCCTAAACTTCAAAAACATTAA
- a CDS encoding methyltransferase domain-containing protein, which produces MNLSEDFWENKYQTNKIGWDLGAVSPPLKTYFDQLTNKDLKILIPGGGNSYEAEYLFNNGFTNVYVVDLAKSALENIKNRVSGFPESQLILGDFFELDQTFDLIIEQTFFCAIHPDLREKYAQKMNHLLGEKGKLVGLLFDAKLNEDHPPFGGSKTEYIKYFDSYFNMDVFTKCYNSYPNRQKMELFVKFVKK; this is translated from the coding sequence ATGAACTTATCTGAAGATTTTTGGGAAAACAAGTATCAAACAAACAAAATTGGTTGGGATTTAGGAGCTGTTTCTCCTCCTTTAAAAACATATTTTGATCAATTAACAAACAAAGACTTAAAAATTTTAATTCCAGGTGGTGGAAATTCTTACGAAGCAGAATATCTTTTTAATAATGGTTTTACCAATGTTTATGTGGTAGATTTAGCTAAAAGTGCCCTAGAAAACATTAAAAATAGGGTTTCAGGTTTTCCAGAATCACAATTAATTTTAGGTGATTTTTTTGAGTTAGATCAAACTTTTGATTTGATTATTGAACAAACTTTTTTCTGTGCAATACATCCTGATTTAAGAGAGAAATATGCACAGAAAATGAACCATTTGTTAGGTGAAAAAGGGAAATTAGTAGGATTACTTTTCGATGCAAAACTAAATGAGGATCATCCACCTTTTGGTGGAAGTAAAACAGAATACATAAAGTATTTTGATTCCTATTTTAATATGGATGTTTTTACTAAATGTTATAATTCTTATCCTAACAGACAGAAAATGGAGTTATTTGTGAAGTTTGTAAAGAAATAA
- a CDS encoding amino acid permease — MSKTKKFGTFAGVFTPSILTILGVIMYMRLGWVVGNAGLLGAILIIIIAHVISISTGLSVSSVATDKKIGAGGIYYVLSRSMGVPIGGSIGIALYVGTAFSIALYLIGFAESFNSYLGFGMEINDFRITGTIALFLLTALALISTSVALKSQYFILAAIVLSIVSIFFGSHNFTPQTVSMFSTEGSVPLEVVFAIFFPAVTGFTAGIAMSGDLKDPKNSIPKGTLLAIGVGLIVYLVLAVFIAYTIDSDVLKSDYNILMKIAFFAPAVIAGVWGATLSSALGGILGGPRILQAMSVDKVTPRFFAKGRGENNEPVNALLLVFLIAEAGILIGELDVIARVVSMFYLTAYGFINLSFFLESWANPDFQPTFKIKRWIGLVGVVACFGVMFKLDMIAMIGALAVIGGLYFMLQRKEVKINSTDIWKSVWENVVNKGLMKIDTKHDIDTNWNPNIILFSGSSEHQGYLLELSKAVSGKTGVVTNFKLIIDKENKIPLKKRDQVVREDIYNELGIFARQVKVDNLYKGITNIATTFGFSGVEPNTIMMGWPKGLEGSSEYAEMTETLLYLDYNLLYLDFDRKSKFGRYKTIDLWWRETDSKNAEMMLNIARFIIAAPKWNQTSIRVLFVDNNNVNPAVIHAKISELVEDLRVLVEIVIVENVIDQTSFYDLIKQYSKSTDLSIIGIPNYKIEKQAQFILKTNDLFETIGSTLLVKAANNFNVLDLDFVEDK, encoded by the coding sequence ATGTCAAAAACTAAAAAATTCGGCACATTTGCAGGTGTTTTTACACCATCAATACTCACAATTCTAGGGGTAATTATGTATATGCGTTTGGGTTGGGTAGTTGGAAATGCTGGTTTATTAGGCGCTATTCTAATTATTATAATTGCACATGTTATTTCTATTTCAACGGGTCTTAGTGTGTCTTCTGTTGCCACTGATAAAAAAATTGGAGCAGGCGGAATTTACTACGTCCTTTCTAGAAGTATGGGCGTTCCAATTGGTGGTTCAATTGGTATTGCCTTGTATGTGGGGACTGCTTTTTCCATTGCATTATATTTAATAGGTTTTGCAGAAAGCTTTAATAGTTATTTAGGCTTCGGAATGGAGATAAATGATTTTAGAATTACAGGTACTATTGCCTTATTTTTACTTACTGCTTTGGCTTTAATAAGTACATCTGTAGCTTTAAAATCTCAGTATTTTATTTTGGCAGCCATTGTATTATCAATTGTTTCCATCTTTTTTGGGTCACACAACTTTACACCACAAACGGTATCTATGTTTTCTACGGAAGGATCGGTTCCTTTAGAAGTTGTTTTTGCCATATTTTTCCCTGCAGTTACTGGTTTTACTGCCGGAATAGCAATGAGCGGAGATTTAAAAGATCCTAAAAACTCTATACCTAAAGGTACTTTACTTGCTATTGGAGTTGGTTTAATTGTGTATTTAGTATTGGCAGTTTTTATAGCGTACACAATAGATTCTGATGTTTTAAAATCAGATTATAATATTTTAATGAAAATAGCCTTTTTTGCTCCTGCCGTAATTGCTGGTGTTTGGGGAGCAACATTGTCATCCGCTTTAGGCGGAATTTTAGGTGGTCCAAGAATTTTACAAGCCATGTCTGTAGATAAAGTTACACCTCGCTTTTTTGCAAAGGGAAGAGGTGAAAATAATGAGCCAGTAAATGCATTATTATTGGTGTTTTTAATAGCTGAAGCCGGAATTTTAATTGGTGAATTAGATGTTATTGCACGTGTGGTTTCTATGTTTTATTTAACTGCTTACGGCTTTATTAATCTGTCTTTTTTTTTAGAAAGTTGGGCAAATCCAGATTTTCAACCCACTTTTAAAATTAAAAGGTGGATTGGGTTAGTGGGTGTTGTGGCTTGTTTTGGAGTGATGTTTAAATTAGATATGATTGCTATGATTGGGGCTTTAGCTGTAATTGGAGGATTGTATTTTATGTTGCAACGAAAGGAAGTAAAAATTAATTCTACAGATATCTGGAAAAGCGTTTGGGAAAATGTGGTGAATAAAGGCTTGATGAAGATTGATACAAAACATGATATTGATACTAATTGGAACCCAAATATTATTCTTTTTAGCGGTAGCAGTGAGCATCAAGGATATTTATTAGAATTAAGTAAAGCCGTTTCTGGTAAAACTGGCGTGGTTACTAACTTTAAGTTGATTATAGACAAAGAGAATAAAATTCCTTTAAAAAAAAGAGATCAGGTTGTTAGAGAAGACATCTATAATGAGTTAGGTATTTTTGCTAGACAAGTAAAAGTTGATAATTTATATAAAGGAATTACCAATATTGCTACTACTTTTGGCTTTTCTGGGGTAGAACCGAATACGATTATGATGGGATGGCCAAAAGGGTTAGAAGGCTCTTCGGAATATGCAGAAATGACTGAAACTTTGCTTTATTTAGATTATAACTTATTGTATTTAGATTTTGATAGAAAGTCGAAATTTGGAAGGTATAAAACAATAGATTTATGGTGGCGAGAAACCGATAGTAAGAATGCTGAAATGATGCTAAATATCGCTCGTTTTATTATTGCTGCTCCAAAATGGAATCAAACTTCTATTCGTGTTTTATTTGTAGATAATAATAATGTGAATCCGGCTGTTATTCATGCAAAAATATCTGAATTAGTAGAAGACCTTAGAGTGCTAGTAGAAATTGTAATTGTAGAAAATGTTATAGATCAAACCTCTTTTTATGATTTAATAAAACAATACTCTAAATCCACAGATTTATCAATTATTGGAATTCCTAATTATAAAATTGAAAAACAAGCTCAATTTATTCTTAAAACAAACGACTTGTTCGAGACTATTGGCTCTACTTTATTAGTTAAAGCAGCCAATAACTTTAATGTGCTAGATTTAGATTTTGTAGAGGATAAATAG
- the cydB gene encoding cytochrome d ubiquinol oxidase subunit II yields the protein MEIFWYIIIATVLGVFFVLDGYDFGTGIIHLFFAKKEKDKEVITKSAGLFWDSNEVWLVAAGGMLFMAFPTFYASVFSGFYLPLIIVLWLIIFRAIGLEFRSQFKYQMWKDIWDVSFGVSSLLLALFFGIALGNIVRGVNLGGVENGVSVYEGHYFFLPLWDSSFSPLTEHPGVIDWFTIIIGLISVVTLAIHGANWVILKTNSTINLKLKSVIFKLNITLTILTIFSVAVWQIVNPDSLNNFVDKPYLLVFPMLYFTGLVGLFFIKKIKKEVHAFWLSTLLILGGITSSLASLFPVILPSVNDVHEPLTIYNTAAPEYGLSIAFIWGIIGVILLVIYAIIQKRLKGGKVDDMDYGH from the coding sequence ATGGAAATATTTTGGTACATTATAATAGCAACTGTTTTAGGAGTCTTTTTTGTTTTAGACGGATATGATTTCGGAACAGGAATTATTCATTTATTTTTTGCTAAAAAAGAAAAGGATAAAGAAGTAATTACAAAATCTGCAGGTTTATTTTGGGATTCTAATGAGGTTTGGTTAGTAGCTGCAGGAGGAATGCTTTTTATGGCTTTTCCTACGTTTTATGCTTCTGTATTTAGCGGATTCTACTTGCCCTTAATTATCGTTTTATGGTTGATTATTTTTAGAGCAATTGGACTTGAATTTAGAAGTCAATTTAAATATCAGATGTGGAAAGATATTTGGGATGTTTCTTTTGGAGTTTCTAGTTTATTACTGGCCTTATTTTTTGGGATTGCTCTAGGGAATATTGTGAGAGGTGTAAATTTAGGTGGCGTAGAAAACGGAGTTTCTGTGTATGAAGGGCATTATTTTTTCTTACCACTTTGGGATAGTAGCTTTAGTCCTCTAACAGAGCATCCGGGAGTTATAGATTGGTTTACGATTATTATAGGTTTAATTTCTGTAGTTACCTTAGCAATACACGGTGCTAATTGGGTAATTTTAAAAACCAATTCAACTATCAATTTAAAATTGAAAAGTGTTATTTTTAAGTTGAATATTACTTTAACAATTCTTACCATTTTTTCGGTAGCAGTGTGGCAAATTGTAAATCCAGACTCTTTAAATAATTTTGTAGATAAACCTTATTTATTAGTATTCCCGATGCTGTATTTTACGGGATTAGTTGGCTTATTTTTTATCAAAAAAATTAAAAAAGAGGTACATGCCTTTTGGCTATCAACTTTATTAATATTAGGAGGAATTACCTCTTCTTTGGCTTCTTTATTTCCTGTTATTTTACCTTCTGTTAATGATGTTCACGAGCCACTTACCATATACAATACTGCGGCACCAGAATACGGCTTATCTATAGCGTTTATTTGGGGAATTATTGGTGTTATCTTACTTGTAATTTATGCAATCATCCAAAAAAGATTAAAGGGAGGTAAGGTTGATGATATGGATTACGGCCATTAA